The Emcibacteraceae bacterium genome contains a region encoding:
- a CDS encoding ribonucleoside-diphosphate reductase subunit alpha, producing MSASVLNETIQVKDHSRVKTDDRRDDLLTSFGKATLTDRYLMPDETYQDMFARVASYYGDNEAHSQRLYDYISQLWFMPATPVLSNGGTKRGLPISCFLNEANDSLAGIVELWNENVWLASKGGGIGSFWGNLRSIGENVSTNGKTSGIIPFIRVMDSQTLAISQGSLRRGSAAVYLPISHPEIEEFIEIRRPTGGDPNRKALNLHHGVAVSNAFMRAVEADEEWGLTSPHDGTVQKRVKARDLWIRILTARIETGEPYILNIDHVNDATPEHHKLAGLNVKTSNLCCEITLPTGMDHLGNQRTAVCCLSSINLEKYDEWKDQELFIEDLMRFLDNVLQDFIDRAPDSMSRAKYAAMRERSVGLGAMGFHSFLQDRMIPFESVMAQVWNKKMFNHIKEGVDKASKKLALEKGPCPDAADYGIMERFSNKTAIAPTASISIICGGASPGIEPIAANSFTQKTLSGSFNVRSRALTRLLEEKGKNTEEIWSNITVNGGSVQHLDFLSDHEKDVFKTAFELDQRWVVEHSADRAPLVDQAQSVNIFLPADVHKRDLHQIHFQAWKKGLKSLYYCRSLSIQRAESSEASSNQAKDAMLKEMARTHESADYEECLSCQ from the coding sequence TTGTCTGCATCAGTTCTTAATGAAACTATTCAGGTTAAAGATCATTCACGGGTAAAAACCGACGATCGCAGAGACGACTTGTTAACATCTTTTGGTAAGGCGACCCTTACCGATCGATATTTAATGCCGGATGAAACATATCAGGATATGTTTGCCCGCGTAGCCAGTTATTATGGTGATAATGAAGCGCATTCTCAACGACTTTATGATTATATCAGTCAGCTTTGGTTTATGCCGGCCACCCCGGTCTTAAGCAATGGCGGCACCAAACGCGGTCTCCCTATATCTTGTTTTTTGAATGAAGCAAACGACAGTCTTGCCGGTATTGTGGAACTATGGAACGAGAATGTCTGGCTGGCTTCCAAAGGGGGTGGAATTGGCAGTTTCTGGGGTAATCTCCGCTCAATTGGTGAGAATGTCAGCACAAATGGTAAAACATCCGGCATCATCCCGTTCATTCGTGTGATGGACAGTCAGACGCTGGCCATTTCACAAGGGTCTCTCCGTCGGGGTAGTGCTGCCGTTTATCTGCCGATCAGCCATCCGGAAATTGAAGAATTTATTGAAATCCGTCGCCCAACCGGTGGAGATCCTAACAGGAAAGCCTTAAATCTTCACCATGGTGTTGCCGTATCAAACGCTTTCATGCGTGCGGTGGAAGCGGATGAGGAATGGGGACTTACCAGTCCGCATGATGGTACTGTCCAGAAAAGGGTTAAAGCGCGGGATTTGTGGATCAGAATTCTGACCGCCCGTATTGAAACCGGCGAACCCTACATACTTAATATCGACCATGTGAATGACGCAACACCCGAACATCACAAACTGGCAGGACTGAATGTTAAAACATCCAACCTTTGTTGTGAGATTACATTGCCGACAGGGATGGACCATCTGGGTAACCAGAGAACGGCCGTATGCTGTCTTTCTTCCATCAACCTTGAAAAATATGACGAGTGGAAAGATCAGGAGCTCTTCATTGAAGATCTGATGCGCTTTCTTGATAATGTGCTTCAGGATTTCATTGACCGGGCGCCGGATTCCATGTCTCGGGCTAAATATGCAGCTATGCGTGAGCGCAGTGTCGGACTAGGAGCAATGGGATTCCATTCTTTCCTTCAGGACCGTATGATCCCGTTTGAAAGCGTAATGGCACAGGTCTGGAACAAAAAAATGTTCAATCATATAAAAGAAGGTGTGGATAAAGCGTCCAAAAAACTGGCACTTGAAAAAGGACCATGTCCGGATGCGGCAGATTACGGCATTATGGAGCGGTTCTCCAATAAAACCGCAATTGCCCCGACCGCTTCTATTTCTATTATCTGTGGTGGGGCAAGTCCAGGCATTGAACCGATTGCTGCAAACAGCTTTACCCAGAAAACCCTTTCCGGCTCGTTTAACGTAAGAAGCCGGGCTTTGACCCGACTGTTGGAGGAAAAAGGCAAAAATACAGAGGAAATATGGTCCAACATTACGGTCAATGGCGGGTCTGTACAACATCTTGATTTCCTGAGTGATCATGAAAAGGATGTCTTCAAAACCGCATTTGAGCTTGATCAGCGCTGGGTTGTTGAGCATTCGGCTGACCGTGCACCGCTTGTTGATCAGGCACAATCCGTAAATATTTTCCTGCCGGCGGATGTCCATAAGCGGGACCTCCATCAAATTCATTTCCAGGCATGGAAAAAAGGCCTTAAAAGCCTTTATTACTGCCGTTCGCTTTCAATACAGCGTGCGGAAAGTTCCGAAGCATCAAGCAATCAGGCTAAAGATGCGATGCTTAAGGAAATGGCCAGAACACACGAGTCAGCGGATTATGAAGAGTGTCTGTCTTGTCAATAA
- the msrB gene encoding peptide-methionine (R)-S-oxide reductase MsrB: MQKNDTDWKSELSEEEYKITRCGGTEHPFSGKYYNHKEEGTYLCNCCKKPLFSSSTKYDSGSGWPSFYAPFNEDSIIGLRDTSHGMIREEVKCQHCDAHLGHVFPDGPPPTGLRYCINSLSLDFKPVKNTE, from the coding sequence ATGCAAAAGAATGACACTGACTGGAAGTCGGAATTAAGCGAGGAAGAATATAAAATCACTCGTTGTGGCGGCACTGAACATCCTTTCAGCGGAAAATATTATAACCATAAGGAAGAGGGCACTTATCTTTGTAACTGCTGTAAGAAGCCGCTTTTTAGCTCATCAACAAAATATGACAGCGGCAGTGGATGGCCAAGCTTTTATGCGCCTTTTAACGAAGACTCAATAATAGGCCTGCGCGATACCAGTCACGGCATGATCCGGGAGGAAGTAAAATGCCAACATTGTGATGCCCATCTTGGTCATGTCTTTCCCGATGGACCACCACCCACTGGCCTGCGTTACTGCATTAACAGTTTATCGCTGGATTTTAAGCCGGTTAAAAATACAGAATAA
- the msrA gene encoding peptide-methionine (S)-S-oxide reductase MsrA, whose amino-acid sequence MEKAIFAAGCFWGVELNFSKVNGVVETCVGYTGGDTSDPTYEEVCGKTTGHAEAIEITFNPEIVSYDELLEYLWEFHDPTTLNRQGPDVGTQYRSAIFYLNEDQKMKAEASKEKLEHSNKFKNPVVTEISPASKFWPAEEYHQKYLAKKGINIACH is encoded by the coding sequence ATGGAAAAAGCGATTTTTGCGGCAGGGTGTTTTTGGGGAGTGGAACTTAACTTTTCTAAAGTAAATGGTGTCGTTGAAACCTGTGTCGGTTATACCGGGGGAGATACGAGCGACCCGACATACGAGGAAGTTTGCGGCAAAACAACCGGTCATGCAGAAGCTATTGAAATTACGTTCAACCCTGAAATAGTGAGCTATGATGAATTGCTTGAATATTTATGGGAATTCCATGATCCGACCACCCTCAATAGACAGGGACCAGATGTTGGAACTCAATATAGATCAGCTATTTTTTATCTGAATGAAGATCAGAAAATGAAAGCTGAAGCCTCAAAAGAAAAGCTTGAGCACTCAAATAAATTTAAAAATCCAGTTGTCACCGAGATTTCCCCGGCATCCAAATTCTGGCCTGCGGAGGAATATCATCAGAAATATCTGGCGAAAAAAGGGATTAATATCGCCTGCCACTGA
- a CDS encoding putative O-glycosylation ligase, exosortase A system-associated, which translates to MRDILLALFLLSALPLVLYRYQIGGLVIAFISFMYPQSNTYGFALSVQWIDMFFVLTVGGYIVQQGYKNYQHHPLVTALIIFFLWTCVTTLFSFNMYYSYEPWVKFSKILLIAYVVYAMLNTEKRLIALIKVMVLSFGFYGIKGGLFTIISGGTAHVLGPVNSFFGDNNGMALVLVMTIPFMIYFVSNAENIYQKYFSLVCAIFTAIGVLGTQSRTGFAALVVTVLYFTWLQKKLFRAILIIAPIAFVAIYFMPQSWTDRMGTSTNLEEDASFQGRVDMWRASVKIANDHPITGGGFNVIYVPEVIVEYIPLGVRARAIHSGYFQMIAEHGYAGFMIWMGILAYTYLVARRLGRQSKDVPNMPWFKDLSIAIRSSVVGYMILAFTANIAFFDLLYFLIVITTIADNVMQKYRGSDKFDLYKPVAMAA; encoded by the coding sequence GTGAGAGACATCCTATTAGCCCTTTTCCTCCTGTCTGCTCTTCCATTGGTATTATACAGATACCAGATCGGAGGATTGGTTATTGCGTTTATTTCCTTCATGTATCCGCAGAGTAATACTTACGGATTTGCGCTTTCCGTTCAGTGGATTGATATGTTTTTTGTGTTGACGGTCGGGGGCTATATCGTTCAGCAGGGGTATAAAAACTATCAGCACCACCCCCTTGTAACCGCTTTGATAATATTCTTCTTATGGACATGTGTAACTACTCTTTTCTCATTCAACATGTATTATTCATATGAGCCATGGGTTAAATTTTCTAAAATCCTGCTCATTGCCTATGTCGTTTATGCTATGCTCAATACCGAGAAAAGATTGATTGCGTTAATAAAGGTTATGGTGTTGTCCTTTGGATTTTATGGAATTAAAGGTGGTCTTTTTACAATAATCAGCGGAGGAACAGCTCACGTATTAGGTCCCGTAAACAGTTTTTTCGGGGATAATAACGGTATGGCGCTGGTACTTGTGATGACAATTCCTTTTATGATTTATTTTGTTTCCAATGCTGAAAATATTTATCAAAAATATTTTTCTCTGGTTTGCGCCATATTTACGGCAATTGGTGTATTGGGCACTCAATCCAGAACCGGGTTTGCTGCGCTTGTCGTTACCGTTCTTTATTTCACCTGGTTACAGAAAAAACTGTTCCGCGCGATATTGATTATTGCACCTATTGCTTTTGTCGCCATTTATTTTATGCCGCAAAGCTGGACTGACCGAATGGGAACATCAACAAATCTGGAAGAAGACGCATCATTTCAGGGTCGGGTGGATATGTGGCGCGCCTCTGTTAAAATTGCCAATGATCATCCGATAACGGGGGGTGGTTTTAACGTTATTTATGTGCCGGAAGTAATTGTTGAATATATTCCATTGGGGGTAAGAGCCCGTGCCATTCATTCCGGCTATTTTCAAATGATCGCTGAACACGGGTATGCCGGGTTTATGATCTGGATGGGTATACTGGCCTATACATATTTAGTTGCCCGACGATTAGGTCGCCAATCCAAGGATGTCCCCAATATGCCTTGGTTTAAAGATCTTTCAATAGCTATTCGAAGTTCCGTGGTTGGATATATGATTTTGGCCTTCACGGCTAACATCGCGTTTTTTGACCTTCTATATTTTCTGATTGTAATAACAACAATCGCCGATAATGTGATGCAGAAATACAGGGGTTCGGACAAGTTTGATCTTTACAAGCCCGTGGCGATGGCTGCTTAA
- a CDS encoding ribonucleotide-diphosphate reductase subunit beta: MPLLQERIYYKPFQYPWAYDAWLTQQRVHWLPEEVPMADDIKDWNMKISDSERNLLMQIFRFFTQADVEVNNCYMQKYGRVFKPTEVQMMLAAFSNMETVHVAAYSHLLDTLGIPEVEYEAFLKYEQMKDKYDYMQMWGVDTKEDIAKTLAVFGAFTEGLQLFASFAILMNFPRFNKMKGMGQIVTWSVRDETLHMTSIIKLFHTFVREYPEVWTEELQNDLMEACKTVVEHEDAFIDLAFEMGDIEGLTAKEVKDYIRYIADRRLTQLSLNPIYFVGNNPLPWMDEILNGVEHTNFFENRATEYSRASTQGKWEEAFD, from the coding sequence ATGCCGCTACTACAGGAACGTATTTATTATAAACCTTTTCAATATCCCTGGGCATATGACGCCTGGCTGACACAGCAGCGTGTTCACTGGCTACCGGAAGAAGTGCCGATGGCCGATGATATTAAAGACTGGAATATGAAAATCTCTGATTCCGAGAGAAATCTTCTGATGCAGATATTCCGCTTTTTTACCCAGGCTGATGTGGAAGTGAATAACTGTTATATGCAGAAATATGGCCGGGTTTTCAAACCGACCGAGGTACAGATGATGTTGGCAGCATTTTCCAATATGGAAACCGTTCATGTGGCAGCCTACAGTCACCTTCTGGATACATTGGGCATTCCTGAAGTGGAATATGAAGCTTTCCTCAAATATGAACAGATGAAAGATAAATATGATTATATGCAGATGTGGGGCGTCGATACCAAGGAAGACATTGCCAAAACTCTTGCTGTTTTTGGTGCCTTTACGGAAGGACTTCAGCTTTTTGCTTCATTTGCAATTTTGATGAATTTTCCGCGCTTTAATAAAATGAAAGGCATGGGCCAGATAGTGACGTGGTCCGTGCGTGATGAAACGCTTCATATGACGTCAATTATCAAACTGTTTCATACGTTTGTACGTGAATATCCGGAAGTCTGGACGGAAGAACTGCAGAATGATTTGATGGAAGCCTGTAAAACGGTGGTAGAGCATGAAGATGCGTTTATTGATCTTGCTTTTGAAATGGGAGACATTGAAGGGCTTACCGCTAAGGAAGTAAAGGATTATATTCGTTATATTGCTGATCGCCGCCTTACCCAACTTTCATTAAACCCAATATACTTTGTTGGTAATAATCCGCTTCCCTGGATGGATGAAATTCTGAATGGCGTTGAACATACCAATTTCTTTGAAAATCGCGCCACCGAATATTCAAGGGCATCGACCCAGGGCAAATGGGAAGAGGCATTTGATTAA